A single Amphiura filiformis chromosome 8, Afil_fr2py, whole genome shotgun sequence DNA region contains:
- the LOC140159446 gene encoding uncharacterized protein, whose protein sequence is MVRSGVPLVQSWAFLVKKGDTGCPDLIAGNETWLDPSIPDSEITPEGYHVHRKDRKGDPHGGVLLFYRSDLNVNRRAELEGSGEILWCQLDITSRRPLIGTVYKRDHSDIETVEKLENSLQKINAKSKISDIIITGDFNQPNICWEGPNVIANHTYSKATAEKLHGIIQDNGLEQFVDKPTRGDNILDLVLTNNTSIINEVSVEVGLGDHHRVDVQLNLIVKRKGAPSRLVYQRNKADQDKIKKELTDLQQKYEEKAEHSIQEKWDYLESELKRIMQDHIPTKRSKNRRQLPWFNRTMRRLTRKKQRLYNKAKITHKDSDWKAYRECCHKARRDFIRDKLTSDMTDDPKAFWSFINKLKKESVGIGDLKDGNKIITDDREKAEVLNKQFTGVFTQEDKTNIPRLDGEPTPPSHS, encoded by the exons ATGGTCAGGTCGGGGGTACCACTGGTACAGTCATGGGCCTTTCTGGTGAAAAAAGGTGATACTGG ATGTCCAGACCTAATAGCAGGCAACGAAACATGGTTGGACCCCAGTATCCCCGACTCGGAGATCACACCAGAAGGTTACCATGTCCATCGTAAAGACAGAAAAGGTGATCCTCATGGAGGAGTACTCCTATTCTACCGTAGTGACCTGAATGTCAACAGAAGAGCTGAGTTGGAGGGATCAGGTGAAATTTTATGGTGTCAACTAGATATAACAAGCAGGCGGCCTCTGATTGGGACGGTGTACAAAAGAGATCACAGTGACATCGAGACAGTAGAAAAATTAGAGAACTCGCTGCAAAAAATCAATGCCAAGTCCAAGATCAGTGACATTATCATAACAGGAGACTTCAACCAGCCGAACATATGTTGGGAAGGCCCAAATGTCATCGCAAACCACACTTATTCAAAGGCAACAGCAGAAAAGCTTCATGGCATTATACAAGATAATGGCCTAGAACAGTTCGTAGATAAACCAACCAGAGGAGACAACATTCTGGACCTGGTGCTAACCAATAATACAAGTATCATCAATGAGGTATCAGTGGAAGTTGGTTTAGGTGACCATCATAGAGTGGACGTCCAACTAAACCTGATAGTCAAGAGAAAAGGAGCACCATCTCGATTGGTATATCAGAGGAACAAAGCTGaccaagataaaatcaagaaagaaCTCACAGACCTTCAACAAAAGTATGAGGAAAAGGCGGAACATTCAATTCAAGAAAAGTGGGACTACCTGGAGAGTGAACTTAAAAGAATAATGCAAGATCACATCCCCACCAAGAGGAGTAAAAACAGGAGGCAATTACCTTGGTTCAACAGAACCATGAGGAGACTTACAAGGAAAAAGCAGAGGCTTTATAATAAGGCGAAGATAACCCATAAAGACAGTGACTGGAAGGCCTACAGAGAGTGTTGTCATAAGGCCAGGCGTGATTTTATCAGAGACAAACTTACCAGTGACATGACGGATGACCCGAAAGCATTTTGGTCCTTCATAAACAAACTCAAGAAAGAGTCTGTGGGAATTGGCGATCTGAAAGATGGCAATAAGATCATAACAGATGACAGGGAAAAGGCAGAAGTTCTGAATAAACAGTTCACTGGAGTCTTTACCCAAGAAGACAAAACCAATATTCCTAGACTTGATGGCGAACCAACGCCTCCATCGCACAGTTGA
- the LOC140158744 gene encoding uncharacterized protein: protein MDLTSSSSYKLANHRFPSPVPHVNRQQHYLGLIPSPSIPHPDDSNHSSMTSSSVSLPYQSSVRLSNPIRRRNIDAHSYDSGIGTITQRSILERARSPAQNDNASIAQLPVRHSSMKGTQDGLLFPKYFIDSTSKCIMCKACGIFFSHNVFLRHLHDAYGKKVECYGQFIELAIDVPNKEQILAFQGFLTKLGRSQEATGVVTELHQQKSGSPARNANLQTPSKPSQAPPNTWTQDIQETVLASEKLLKETSDYLRTSAKKMQHRRKNSIQLKELPILSKDGDAQRTHLVNDKPNETVPVIKTQNPHRTSKKSLQNLFSSDQTSKKVDYKASLMSSNPKYDLPRSVIVKNSENTTSAIVNENIIISSDVHHDPAVTRHLRDSLQVGSLQSRPSDGSGDAKTSGDVVASRNGEGGDDGRMTTDELAMSRRSEFPPLIQEKKNDPVYILQTAQDLITLATQKIHQPQKQSIQDNDWYSRYQAEHTLRLKCEASIVELQGMLTAEQNQRRELEIQLRALRLQKS, encoded by the exons ATGGACTTGACATCCTCATCAAGTTATAAGCTAGCGAATCATAGATTCCCATCACCGGTACCACATGTCAACAGACAACAACACTATCTTGGGTTGATTCCATCACCTAGTATTCCTCATCCAGATGACAGTAACCATAGCAGCATGACATCATCAAGTGTCTCTCTTCCATACCAATCATCAGTCAGACTTTCCAATCCAATCAGACGCAGAAATATTGATGCCCATAGTTATGATAGTGGTATAGGGACCATAACGCAAAGGAGTATCTTGGAAAGAGCTAGAAGTCCTGCTCAAAATGACAATGCTAGCATTGCTCAGTTGCCAGTTAGACATTCTTCCATGAAAGGCACTCAAGATGGTTtgctttttccaaaatattttatagaTTCAACTTCTAAATGTATCATGTGCAAAGCGTGTGggatatttttttcacacaatgTGTTTCTTCGTCATCTTCACGATGCCTATGGAAAAAAGGTTGAATGCTATGGACAGTTCATAGAATTAGCCATAGATGTTCCAAACAAAGAGCAAATTCTTGCCTTCCAGGGATTCTTAACTAAACTAGGCAGAAGTCAGGAAGCTACAGGGGTTGTCACAGAGTTGCATCAACAAAAATCAGGGTCACCAGCAAGAAATGCAAACTTGCAAACTCCGTCCAAACCAAGCCAAGCACCCCCAAATACATGGACTCAGGATATACAAGAAACAGTTTTAGCATCAGAAAAACTTCTGAAGGAGACTTCAGATTACTTGAGAACTTCTGCTAAGAAAATGCAACATCGAAGGAAGAACTCAATCCAGTTAAAGGAGTTGCCCATTTTGTCTAAAGATGGTGATGCCCAGAGAACTCATCTAGTCAATGACAAACCAAATGAAACTGTACCTGTAATTAAAACTCAAAATCCCCACAGAACAAGCAAGAAATCTTTGCAGAATTTATTTAGTTCTGATCAAACTAGCAAGAAAGTGGATTACAAAGCTTCACTGATGTCGTCAAACCCAAAATATGATCTTCCAAGATCAGTAATTGTCAAGAACTCTGAGAATACTACTTCTGCTATAGTTAACGAGAATATCATCATTTCCTCTGACGTGCATCATGATCCTGCTGTGACAAGACACTTAAGAGACTCTCTTCAGGTGGGGTCTCTTCAATCCAGACCATCAGATGGTTCTGGTGATGCTAAGACATCTGGAGATGTTGTTGCCAGCAGGAATGGTGAAGGTGGTGATGATGGCAGGATGACAACAGATGAGTTGGCAATGTCTAGAAGATCTGAGTTTCCACCGCTCATTCAGGAGAAAAAGAATG ATCCTGTGTACATACTGCAGACAGCACAAGACCTGATCACTCTTGCCACTCAGAAGATACATCAGCCACAGAAGCAAAGCATTCAAG ATAATGACTGGTATTCTAGGTATCAAGCTGAGCATACTTTGAGACTGAAATGTGAGGCCAGTATTGTTGAGCTGCAag GTATGCTGACAGCAGAACAGAATCAGAGACGAGAATTAGAAATCCAGTTACGGGCGTTGAGACTTCAGAAATCATAG